The genomic interval CTTGTGTATATAATATATTAAAATAAATTAACAGATCAAAACAAACAAATAATGGCAACAAAATCACAGATACTTGATATCAGGAAAAAAGTGAATGGCGGTTGGCATAACTCTTGATATGGAGAGTTATTTCCTATGCTGGACCAACATTAGGCTGCACACTGATCGCAAAAAAACAGTACAGAGACCCTCAACAACATTCCAATCTTAGAAAATGCTTAGATATGGTGCATTCCTGCTAATTTGAAAAGGTAGAAGTATACCAATTCTGGAAAGATGCAGTTGTTCAGTGTATTACTGTACAGTCCTACATAGACGTGCTCAAATTGGTTGGTGCCCTTACAGCTCATTGAAATAATGCGTCATTCCTCAAGAAAAGTGACTAATTTAAAAGCTGTATACTTGCATGCCTTTGGTATGTCATAGAATAAAGCAAAGAAGCTGTGAAAAGAGATTAATTATTGCTTATTCTACAAAGAGATTCTAAAATAGCCTGGACACATTTGTTGGTACCCCTTagaaaatataataaataattGCATTATAGTGATATTTCAAACTCATTTGTTTGTTTAATTAGTATCACGTCTCCAATCTTGTAATCAGTCATTCAGCCTATTTAAATGGAGAAAAGTAGTCACCACACTGAACATGGAccagagaaagaaaaggagagattTGTCTGAGGAGATCAGAAAGAAAATAGACAAGCATGGTAAAGGTAAAGGCTACAAGACCATATCCAAGCAGCTTGATGTTCCTGTGACAACAGTCGCAAATATTAAGAAGTTTAAGGTCCATGGAACTGTAgccaacctccctgggcaaggccGCAAGAGGAAAGTCGACCACAGATTGAACAGAAGGATAGTGCGAATGGTAGAAAAAGAACCAAGGATAACTGCCAAAGAGATACAAGCTGAACTTCAAGGTGAAGGTACGTCATCCGTCGCTTTTTCAGCAAAAATGGGCTCCATGAAAGTAGACCCAGGACTCcacttttgaaagaaaaacataaaaaagccagactggaaTTTTCTAAAATGCATAATGACAAGCCACAATCCTTCTGAGAATGTCCTCCAAAACTGGAGCTTTTTGCCAAGTCACATCAGCTCTATGTTCACAGACGAAAACATGAAGCTTTCAAagaaaagaacaccatacctacagtgaaacatggaggaggctcGGTAAGGTTTTGGGACTGCTTTGCTGCGCCTGGCACAGGGTGCCTTGAATCTGTGCAGGGCACAATGAAATCTCAAGACCATCAAGGCATTCTGGAGCGAAACGTACTGCCCAGTGTCAGAAAGCTCTGTCTCAGTCGCAGGTCATGGGTCctccaacaggataatgacccaaaacacacagctaaAAGCACAATAATGGATAAGAACAAAACATTGGACTATTCTGAAGTGATCTTCTATGAGTCCTGATCTGAATCCTATCGAACATCAATGGAAAGAGCTGAAACTTGGCACCCATCAAACCTGAGACAGCTGGAGCAGATTActcaggaagagtgggccaaactacCTGTTAACAGGTTCAGAAGACTCATTGAgagctacagaaaacatttgtttGCAGTGATTGCCTCTAAAGGTTGTGCAACAAAATATTAGGTTAAGGGTCCCATCATTTTTGTCCATGccattttcatttgttttattatttaaaatATTATGTTTAATAAACAATCTAAAGCAGAGAAAATTGTGCATTCTACGTTTTTTTGTGGAGGGGTACCAACAAATTTGAGCACGTCTGTACAGGTCACACGAGGTCATAGCTTGATGATCttgagtgtgtgtgcttgtgtttaaCAATGTTTTCAAGGGATAAACCTTGACACCAGACAGTTGGAAGTTGATACGAAGATAAGTGAATACGCAAGTTCACAATATAAAGACAAGTGCAAGTCAGAATTTGTGAAGTTTTTAAACACGTCTTCAGCTAAAAtctcaaacattgtttgtttCTCTTTTCATATTCTCTatcccttctctctacctctctggaaTGTCAATGCAGTCATGTCATGGTAATTAAAAAAGAACAAAACAATGAAAACACTAAAATAACTTAATAGGAAGTTAAAAGGACACCCTACCCACCCCTGTGCAGGAAAGAGCTGCAGCTCTGGCTCTAGATAGAAACCTTGCAGCTCCCTAGTTTTACATTCAGCTGATCATGGGCTCCTATGGAGAGTAGAAGAAATATCTATCTTATCATACACTTACGGCCTAATACCAGCTTCATATCCATGGACATactaaaatacacacacagatcGCAGGCCAAGTTTATAGTGGAAAAGGGGTAAGTTAGGTAGGATCATCATAAAAGGTCagatgcagctgtttttatctcaatatcaaatcatttctggggaacaattaagtaccttagtgTGATTATTTTAAATgactcaaaaagaaacaaaaatagcttcttagcaaagaacaatttctcaataaataattttgctaggactgtctgggagtggtctgagtggggaggggaaaactgaaaatgtgCTGATATTGGGAGAGagttttggaactctttcttattggtctattaactaatttaccacgtGGTGATGTCGCCATGAAAGGCCAAAACGCCATCCCACCAAAATATGCTGACATTTCCAGcggccttttcaaacagctcctacactaaaagggcattataattttcacaatttcactgtATTATTCacacctcatagtgtggaaatatatataaaaacagggGGGGGGGACCacttttttgactgcactgggcattTAAGGTATTAAAGCGGTCAGGTTGGGTTAGGTTGCTACctgacccactgactgactgactgacgtacATCAGAATGGGACTTACAAAGGTCCAGAGCTGCAGATCTCCCACTCcccacacacagactgactgactgactgatcgttTAATATATTACTCTGTGCACCTGTGTTATCGGTCTATCTCTGGCCATAGTGTCCATTGAAGGTGTTGCCCCCCTGAGGTGCAATATTGATGGAGTCCAGAAGCGGGCGTAGCGCCTGGCCGAAAGGCCTGCGGGTGACAGAGTGGAACACAGCACAAATTAGAATCCACACACAGTGAGCTTTGTTTTGAACAAGCTTTCCTTATTTATAATCATACATTCCAACAAACTCAATTTAACTTGAAACATACAGTGAgtccagtgcttaatttgtaaaaaGTGAGTGCGAGGTGACCTGGGAAGTTCTGCGGTACCGGAACACATGAGAGAAAAAATAAACCAACGCATGCATATCAATGCATTTGCGTAGTGGCATAGAACATTAGAGTAGAGTCACTTACAGAAGGCCCGGGCTAAAAATCTACTTTTTCACATAATGTGTTTTTTGTGCTGGCAGGATAATTAACGAAGAGGCAACTCGAATGAACTCTGATcgcttttattataatttttacattgcaaaaagtgaaaattattggatccggctcaaattaagcactgaaTAAGTGTACAATTTGGCACAGCGTAGCCTAgtgcggcagcgtagcctagtggttagagcattggactagtaaccgaaaggttgcaagttcaaatccccgagctgacatctgttgttctgcccctgaacaaggcagttaacccactgttcctaggccgtcattgaaaataagaatttgttcttttaactgacttgcctagttaaataaaggttaaaagaatacatcggaaagtattcagaccccctgactttttccacattttgttattctaaaatgtatttcaatatatattttttaaatctcaatcaatctaccccataatgacaaagtgaaaacaggtttttagaattttaggtaaattaattaaaaaaaactgaaataccttatttacatacgtattcagactctttgctatgaggctcgaaattgagctctggtgcatcctgtttccattgatcatcattgaaacttggagtccacctgtggtaaattcaattgattggacatgatctaGAAAGGCACACGcttgtctatataaaggtcccacagttgacaatgcatgtcagagcaaaaaccaagcaatgaggtcgaaggaattgtccgtagagctctgagacaggattgtgtcgaggcacagatctggggaagggtggcaaaagatttctgcaacattgaaggtccctgaGAACCCAgtaacctccatcattcttaaatggaagaagtttggaaccaccaagactcttccaagagcccggccaaactgagcaatcaggagagaagggccttggtcagggaggtgaccaagaacccgatggtcacttcaacagagctccagagttcctctgtggagatgggagaaccttccagaaggacaaccatctctgcagcactccactaatcaggccttcatggtagtggccagacggaagccactcctcagtaaaaagacatgacagccctcttggagtttgccaaaaggcacctaaaggactctcagacaatgacaaataagattctctggtctgatgaaaccaagattgaactctttaggctgaatgccaagcgtcacgtctggaggaaacctggcaccatccctactgtgaagcatggtggtgttagcatgaacagagcaaagtacagagagatccttgatgaaaacctgttccagagcgctcaggacctctgactggggcgaaggttcaccttccatcaggacaacgaccctaagcacacagccaagacaacgcaggagtggcttcaggaaaagtccctgaatgtctttgagtggcccagccagaacctggacttgaacccgatctaacatatctggagagacctaaaaatagctgtgcaaagacgctccccatccaacctgacagagcttgagacgatctgcagagaaaaatgggagaaactccccaaatacaggagtgccaagcttgtagcgttatacccaagaagactggaggctgtagtcattgccaaaggtgcttcaacaaagtactgagtaatgtgtaaatgtgtttattgtttatacatttgtaaaaaataaaaaccagTTTTTACTTTGTCGATAtgggggattgtgtgtagattgatgaggggaaaaaatgatttaatcttttttagaataaggctgtaacgtaacaaaatgtgggaaaagtataAGGGTCAACACcagggctgtccaaccctgttcctggagagcaaccgtcctgtagctacagttgaagtcagaagttcacatacacttagattggagtcattaaaactcgtttttcaaccattccacaaatttcttgttgacaaactatagttttggcaagtcggttaggacatctactttgtgcatgacacaagtaatttttccaacaattgtttacagactgattatttcacttataattcactgtatcacaattccagtgggttagaagtttactatgttgactgtgcctttaaacagcttggaaaacttctgataaatgatgtcaattagcctgagtcaattggaggtgcacccgtggatgtattccaaggcctaccttcacactcagtgcttctttgcttgacatcatgggaaaatcaaaagaaatcagccaagacctcagaaaataaattgtagacctccacaagtctggttcattcttgggagcaatttccaaaagcatgaaggtaccacgttcatctgtacaaacaatagtatgcaagtataaacaccatgggaccacacagccatcataccgctcaggaaggagacgcgttctgtctcctagagatgaatgtactttggtgcgaaaagtgcaaatcaatcccagaacaacagcaaaggaccttgtgaagatgctggaggaaacaggtacaaaagtatctatatccacagtaaaacgagtcctatattgaaataacctgaaaggccgctcagcaaggaagaagccactgctccaaaaccgccataaaaaagccagactacggtttgcaactgcacatggggacaaagatcatatttttggagaaatgtcctctggtctgatgaaacaaaaatagaactgtttggccataatgaccgtcgttatgtttggaggaaaaagggggatgcttgcaagccgaagaacaccatcccaaccgtgaagcacgggggtggcagcatcatgttgtgggggtgctttgctgcaggagggactggtgcacttcacaaaatagatggcatcatgaggaaagaaaattatgtggatatattgaagcaacatttcaagacatcagtcaggaagttaaagcttggtcacaaatgggtcttacaaatggacaatggccccaagcatacttccaaagttgtggcaaaatggcttaaggacaacaaagtcaaggtattggagtgccatcacaaagccctgacctcaatcctatagaaaatgtgtgggcagaactgaaaaagtgtgtgcgagcaaggaggcctacaaacctgactcagttacaccagctctgtcaggaggaatgggccaaaattcacccaacttattgtgggaagcttgtggaaggctacccgaaacgtttgacccaagttaaacaatttaaaggcaatgctaccaaatactaattgagtgtatgtaaacttctgacccacagggaatgtgatgaaagaaataaatcgttctctctgctattactctgacatttcacattcttaaaataaagtggtgatcccaactgacctaagacagggaatttttactaggattaaatgtcaggaatggggaaaaactgagtttaaatgtatttggctaaggtgtatgtaaacttccgacatctgTATTAGTGtttttccaggaacagggttggagagccctggtgttgACTCTATATGTGAATGGAGACTTGTCATCCTTATGTATTTTATTCTTTATTCAGACAGCATTGAACGTAGATATAgggggacaggtagaggagatatagggggacaggtagaggagagaccgCACAAAGGTGTCAGGGCTGGAATTCATACCAATGTCCTTCAGGTACAATATGTGCTTGTAAGACTGCAGCACTATCGTTGTGCCACGCTCCCGTACAACACTCATTATGTCTGACAACAGGTTCTTGTTGCTAGAGAGacaagggagggaagagaggggtaaCTCACGTGGACAGCACTTCAGCCGGCAGGTCTGTGATGTGGGCGGGGATCTTGCTGCCGGTGAGGAACTGGGCCACTTCGTTACTGAATGTGTTACAGTTCCACTCAAACAGATGGTACTGGTTCCCCctacagtgtgtgagtgagagagagagagaggggtgtgagtGGGGAGAAACACATTGAATGAGAGAAAGAAGCAAAGATAGGGACAGAGTAAATATAGAGTGAATAcagtgagggagagagcgagagagagataaaaagaccTCGTCAGTATCCAACTGCACATCTCCATCGATACATACCTCCAtcgatacatacagtgcattcagaaagtattcagaccccttgacattttccacattgttacattacagccttattcaaaaatgtattacatttttttttctctcaatctacacacaataccccataatgacaaagcaaaaacaggttaatttattttgcaaatgtattaaaaataaacaaataaaatatcacatttacctaagtattcagaccctttactcagtactttgttgaagcacctttggcagctattacagcctcgagtcttcttgggtatgacgctacaagcttggcacacctgtatttgggaagtttctcccattcttctctgcagatcctctcaactgttgctgcacagctattttcaggtctctccagatatgttagaACGgactcaagtccgggctctggctgggccactcaaggacattaagagacttttcccgaagtccctcctgcgttgtcttggctgtgtgcttagggttgttgtcctgttggaaggtgaaccttcaccccagtctaatgtcctgagcgctctggggcaggttttcatcaagaacctctctgtactttgcaccgttcatctttgcctagatcctgactaatctcccagtccctgccgctgaaaaacattcacaCAGCATTATGctaacaccaccatgcttcaccgtagggatggtgtcaggtttcctccagacgtgacgcttggcattcaagccaaagagttcaatcttggtttaatttgaccagataatcttgtttctcatggtctgagtcctttaggttccttttggaaaACACCAagtgggctgccatgtgccttttactgaggagtggcttccgtcaggccactctaccataaatgcctgattggtggagtgctgcagagatagttgtccttctggacgtTTTTCCCATCTTCACACAGGAACTCTTGGTCTTGGTCagcgagttcttggtcacctccatgaccaaggcccttctccccgattgctcagtttggacgggcggccagctcttggaatattcttagtggttccaaacttcttatatttaagaatgatggaggtcactgtgttcttgaggaccttcaacactgcagacattttttggtacccttcctcagatctgtgcctcgacacaatcctgtctcggacctctacggacaattccttcaacctcatgggttggtttttgagctgacatgcactgtcatctgtgggaccttatataaacaggtgtttgcctttccaaatcatttccaatcaatcaaatttaccacatgtggactccaatcaagttgtagaaacatctcaaggatgatcaatggaaacaggatgcatctgagctcaattgcgAGTCTcatagtgaagggtctgaatacttattcagaggggttgggttaaatgcggaagacatttcagttgaatacattaagttggacaactgactatgtatccccctttcccttatgtaaataaggtatttcagtttttcatttttaataaattagcaaacatttctaaaaacctgttttcgctttgtcatcatggggtattgtgtgtagtttgctgAGTAAAAAAAGAAgggtttaatccattttagaataaggctgtaacgtaacaaaatgtggaaaaagtcaaggggtctgaatacttttcaaaggcactgtacacacacacacacacacacacacacacatcccagtgGAGTTAAGATACACCAGGTGCCTCAGCCTCACCTGTACGTGGACTCTCCCAGTGAAGACAGGTACTCCATAAAGATTTCCTCAGTCACTTCTGTGATGCCCAGGTCTATTATGGAGTTGGGTTCTCCCAGGGACGTCCCACCCTGAAACACTCAACAAACAAACAGCTTAGTCATGTTCGCTGCTTGCTCAGTTGTCCTCCAATGGCCCTGTATTTGCAGCTTTTACTTAGCCCCAGGATTCGTTGAGTATCACAACATCTATGTTTGGGGCAACTCTAACTTAGACTTCTGTAGACAACTCAGGTCTAGTTTATTGTAGGAAGGAATAGAATAAAACGTCTTACAGGTGGGCAGTTTGCGATGCCCTCTCCCCCATAGAAGAACTCCTCTCCATGGACAACAATAGCAGTGTGCCTGAGAGGAATATGTTACTGTTTCGTTTCACATAAAGAGGGATTCTCAATTAACAGACTTAAAAACACTGGGGAATAAATATCCCTATCATGACATTCATGTAGCGAATACGCAACATATTTTACAACATCCAGTTATGAAATGATAGGTGTACATAAACTTGACCTTACTAAAAATAAGAACTTAAAATCAAATAATACATAATTTACTCACCATATTCCATCAAGCTGTTTCCCTGTGAATAGAAGAAAATAGTTTATATGTACATTTTGTGAATGAGAGCTAGGAGTAAATAATAAGTTCAGCCCATGGGCCTAAATTGCATCCTCAGTCTCTCCTCATCCCTGCTACAAAAAGTCACTTGTATCAAAGTGCCGTGTTTTTAGAGAGTCCCAGCTCTCCCCGCTCTCGCATCACCAAAGATATTTGCTCCTTGTGCCATCAATTTCCGCAGATAATACAACGTCTATTCCAACCAAAGCTTGTATATACaaggaataaaaatataaacgcaacatgtaaagtgttggtcccatgtttcatgagctgaaataaaaggtcaCACACATTTAccactcacaaaaagcttatttctctcatatttggtgcacaaatttgttttacatccatgttagtgagcagttctccttcgccaagataatccatccaccttacaggtgtggcatatcaagaagctgatttaacagcatgatcattacacaggtgcaccttgtgctggggacaataaaaggccactctaaaatgtgcagttgtcacacaacacaatgccaccgatgtctaaagttgagggagcgtgcaattggcatgatgactgcaggtatgtccaccagagctgtttccagagaattacATTTAAATTTCTCTACTAACCGGCCTcagaaccgcagaccatgtgtaaccatgccagcccaggacctccacatctggcttcttcacctgcaggatcgtcaaagatcagccacccggacagctgataaaactgtgggtttgcacaaccaaagaatttcagcacgaactgtcagaaactgtctcagggaagctcatttgCATGCTCATTgtcttcaccagggtcttgacctgtctGAAGTTCcgcatcgtaaccgacttcagcggGCAAGTGCTCAACTTCGATGGCcattggcacgctggagaagtgtgctcttcacagatgaattcgggtttcaactgtaccgggcagatggcagatgtGTGggagagcagtttgctgatgttaatgtgaacagagtgccacatggtggttgtggggttatggtacgggcaggtataagctacaacaaacacaattgtattttatcaatggcaatttgaatgcacagagataccgtgacaagatgctcaggcccattgtcgtgccattcatccgccgccatcacctcatgtttcagcatgataatgtgcggcctcatgtcgcaaggatctgtacataattcctggatgctgaaaatgtaccagttcttccatggcctgcattctcaccagacatgtcacccattgagcatgtttaggatgctctggatagacgtgtacgacagcgtgttccagttcccgcaaatatccagcaacttcgcacagccattgaataggaggacattccacaggccacactcaacagcctgatcaactctatgcaaaggagatctgtcgcgctgcatgagacaaatggtggtcacactagatacttaatggttttctgatccacttccCTACTTTTTGGGGGATGACTTggcccgcagagtgaaggaaaagcagccaacaagtgctcagcatatgtgggaactcctttaagactgttgaaaaagcattccaggtgaagctggttttgagaatgcaaagagtgtgcaaagctgtcatcaaggcaaaggatggctactttgaagaatcttaaatataaaatatatttagatttttttaacactttttggttactacatgattgcatgtgttatttcatagttttgatgtcttcactattattctacaatgtataaaatagtaaaaataaaaaccctggaatgagtaagtgtccaaacttttgactggtactgtatcttatGTAATGCCTTACTGATAATAACTGCTGGAAAAAGTATGGATGTTGCCTCACACATACCGGTGGCAAGACATCTGTGAAAAGACAGATTATAATTGATCATATTTATGAAGATTTTACTCTATTAtggagagatgtactgcttggattctTTAACTACGATAAAAAATAGTTTTAAACAATTTTATCTAACTAATATCATTATTCTTCTGGacaaatttcatattcacaaatgtacaTTTACAAATTAAACACCATTTTTTTCTTACCTTACAACAGAATATTTAACaatattttaagacaattaaatactTTACCATCAAAAAAGCTGTTAGAATTATAAATGTGTGTATGTCCCTTAAAGtgccgattttagcatgtaaatcttggtggggcaaactcaaataaaaaaatatatataataattatcgTTGCCAGCAAAGCccttacacaacactaaacaatacatgaattgtactataacggtgacaaacaatGCCCACAAACGtatggcctacataaagctgtcccaacagcagctacacctggctatcagtggagccaTGTCTGGCAGCGaatatctatatttttcatagctgtctctttaccaccacaaaccaatgttggcactaagaccgcactcaatgagctgtataaggccataagcaaacaagaaaatgctcatccaataGCGGCGCTCcaagtggctggggactttaatgcaggcaaacttaaatccctTTCACCTCATCTACCAGCATgtgcaactagagagagagaggaaaaaaaagaaaaatactcTGGACCAcccttactccacacacagagacgcatacaaagctctccctcactctccatttggcaaatctgaccataattatatcctcctgattgctgcttacaagcaaaaactgaaGCAGGAAGACCCAATGACTCGCTCAATTTCAGAAGTgttcagatgacgcggatgctacactacaggacttttttgctagaacagactggaatatgttccggtattcatccaatggcattgaggagtataccacctcagtcacaggcttcatcaataagtgcatcgacaacgtcgtcccaacagtgaccgtacgtacatatcccaaccagaagccatggattacagacaacatctgcaccgagctgccgctttcaaggagcggacactaatccggacgcttgcAAGAAataccgctatgccctcagacgaaccatcaaacaggcaaagtgtcaatacaggactgagattgaatcctactacactgcttccgacgctcatcggatgtggcagggcttgaaaactattacagactacaaagggaaacccagccgcgagctgcccaatgACGCGAACATACCAGACAAACTAAATGCCTTTCATGCTCGtattgaggcaagcaacactgaagcaatcatgagagcaccagctgttccgctCTCTGTAGCCAAGGTGAGTatgacctttaacctgttatggatagggggcagtattttcacggccggataaaaaacgtccccgatttaatctgattattactcctgcc from Salmo salar chromosome ssa28, Ssal_v3.1, whole genome shotgun sequence carries:
- the LOC106589526 gene encoding desumoylating isopeptidase 1; translation: MDQNYTLYPVKLYVYDLSNGMARQLSPLMLGKQLDGIWHTAIVVHGEEFFYGGEGIANCPPGGTSLGEPNSIIDLGITEVTEEIFMEYLSSLGESTYRGNQYHLFEWNCNTFSNEVAQFLTGSKIPAHITDLPAEVLSTPFGQALRPLLDSINIAPQGGNTFNGHYGQR